A window from Sphingobacterium hotanense encodes these proteins:
- a CDS encoding DNA polymerase/3'-5' exonuclease PolX, which produces MTNKDIAKVFKLCGQLMELHNENPFRTKAMAGAAFRIDKLPFAASGSNLEELSEQPNIGKSTAEKIMQVITTGTFPDLEKLLEKTPEGIVEMLKIKGLGPKKIQIIWNDLAIESVGELYYACNENRLVEAKGFGLKTQEDIKKAIEFSIANQGWYLFAKVLNSAHTILASLKASLKDYQVEFTGDFRRKAEVLQHVELITDAPNEVAIEAIRALDNEFAVDTEHLTLNFRDENNTPFKVHLSKTDDFAKNLLLTTGSALHIELLKGFGEIPSLDSEDAIYSALGLAYIEPELREGTNEIELAKNSALPRLITYADLKGSLHNHSTYSDGVHSLKEMAQYLRDELKMEYLGICDHSKTAVYANGLSIERLEQQWAEIDRLNAELAPFKIFKGIESDILSDGSLDYPDDVLAKFDFVVASIHSNLKMDEEKATTRLIKAIENPYTTMLGHPTGRLLLSRAGYPIDFKKVIDACAANNVVIEINANPLRLDLDWRWHQYALDKGVLLSVNPDAHRKEGFLDMEFGIYVARKGGLSAERCLNAFSLEEITTYFNNRKSKA; this is translated from the coding sequence ATGACAAATAAAGACATAGCTAAAGTATTCAAATTATGTGGACAGCTTATGGAGCTTCACAATGAGAATCCTTTCCGAACAAAAGCTATGGCAGGCGCTGCCTTTCGTATCGACAAATTGCCGTTTGCTGCTAGCGGATCTAATCTAGAAGAGCTTAGCGAGCAACCGAATATTGGGAAAAGCACCGCCGAAAAGATTATGCAGGTGATAACGACAGGAACTTTCCCTGATTTGGAGAAGTTGTTGGAGAAAACGCCTGAGGGTATTGTTGAAATGCTGAAGATAAAAGGATTAGGCCCTAAGAAGATTCAAATTATTTGGAATGATCTGGCAATTGAGTCAGTCGGCGAACTATATTATGCTTGCAATGAGAATAGATTGGTCGAAGCGAAAGGGTTTGGATTAAAGACGCAAGAAGACATCAAGAAGGCGATCGAATTCTCGATTGCCAATCAGGGTTGGTATTTGTTTGCTAAAGTCTTAAACTCTGCTCATACGATCCTTGCTTCACTGAAGGCAAGCTTGAAAGATTATCAGGTAGAATTTACGGGTGATTTCCGTCGCAAAGCGGAGGTATTACAACATGTGGAGCTTATTACTGACGCGCCAAACGAAGTCGCCATAGAAGCGATTAGAGCGCTTGATAATGAGTTTGCCGTCGACACTGAACACTTGACCCTTAACTTTCGTGACGAAAATAATACGCCTTTTAAGGTCCACCTGAGCAAGACGGATGACTTCGCTAAGAATTTGCTATTGACTACCGGCTCTGCTTTGCATATTGAACTATTAAAGGGCTTTGGAGAAATACCATCATTAGATAGCGAGGATGCCATCTATTCAGCATTGGGCTTAGCTTATATTGAACCCGAGCTGCGCGAAGGAACGAATGAAATCGAGCTTGCAAAAAACAGCGCCCTTCCTCGTTTAATTACTTATGCTGATCTGAAAGGCTCGCTGCATAACCACTCGACTTATAGCGATGGGGTTCACAGCTTAAAAGAAATGGCGCAATATCTTCGTGATGAATTGAAGATGGAGTACTTAGGTATATGTGATCACTCCAAGACCGCGGTCTATGCAAATGGTCTTTCTATCGAGCGCTTAGAACAACAATGGGCGGAGATCGACAGATTAAATGCAGAACTGGCACCCTTCAAAATATTCAAGGGCATTGAGTCGGATATTCTTTCCGACGGCTCTCTCGATTATCCCGATGACGTGTTAGCAAAGTTTGACTTCGTTGTTGCCTCTATCCATAGCAACTTAAAGATGGATGAAGAAAAGGCGACCACGCGCTTGATCAAAGCAATCGAAAACCCCTACACCACAATGCTAGGACATCCTACGGGCCGATTACTCTTGTCTCGCGCGGGCTATCCAATCGATTTTAAGAAAGTGATCGACGCATGCGCAGCGAACAATGTTGTGATTGAAATCAACGCAAATCCTCTTCGCTTAGACCTAGATTGGCGTTGGCATCAATACGCTTTAGATAAAGGAGTTTTACTTTCAGTAAACCCGGATGCTCACCGCAAGGAAGGCTTCCTGGATATGGAATTCGGCATCTACGTGGCAAGAAAGGGAGGTCTATCTGCGGAAAGATGTCTGAATGCTTTTTCGTTAGAGGAGATTACGACCTACTTCAATAATCGCAAGTCGAAGGCTTAA
- a CDS encoding M1 family metallopeptidase, with product MINLKPLFIGLAMLSGISAPQAQLMKAKEIYTKADSLRGELTPLRTCYDIKYYHLDVKVDIDNKFISGSNLFKFAAEDRFNKLQFDLFDNLSVDKVEYRGKALPFTREYNAVFVTFPGYIEKGKLDSFTVHYSGNPIQATRAPWDGGFDWKKDSQGKPWVATACQGLGASVWWPNKDHQSDEVDGMLISVAVPNGLMNVSNGRLVKTEKIKGGYTKYHWKVDNPINNYNIALNIADYAHFQETYAGEKGPLSLDYYVLQENKDKIEHLKKNANETLKAFEHWFGPYPFYEDGYKLVETAHLGMEHQSAIAYGNKFKNGYLGSDASRSGWGLKWDFIVVHESGHEWFGNNITAKDLGDMWIHESFTNYSEALFIDYFYGKKASQAYVNGNRRGIQNDIPLQGPYNVNKEGSGDMYNKGGVLHNMIRTMIDDDEKWRSLLRGMNAKFYHQTVNYQDILNYMNEQSGIDLTKVFEQYVQHRSIPTLEIIENSPGVFMIRWISEVENFDMPVHIFDKDGNRQLIKPTSKFKLMRLDGLTKENIGVDTFNYYIGVSIQ from the coding sequence ATGATCAATTTGAAACCGTTATTCATCGGTTTAGCGATGCTTTCTGGCATTTCAGCGCCACAGGCGCAACTGATGAAGGCAAAAGAAATATATACCAAAGCAGATTCATTACGCGGAGAACTTACTCCCCTACGCACCTGCTATGACATCAAATATTATCACCTGGATGTGAAAGTTGATATTGATAATAAGTTTATCTCTGGCAGCAATCTATTTAAGTTTGCAGCCGAAGATCGCTTCAATAAACTTCAATTTGATCTGTTCGACAATCTATCGGTCGACAAGGTGGAGTATCGGGGCAAGGCTCTACCATTTACACGAGAGTACAATGCGGTCTTCGTCACGTTTCCAGGTTATATTGAAAAGGGAAAATTAGACTCCTTTACTGTCCATTATTCGGGCAATCCAATTCAGGCGACGCGTGCTCCTTGGGACGGAGGGTTTGATTGGAAGAAAGATAGTCAGGGTAAGCCTTGGGTAGCAACGGCTTGTCAGGGGCTTGGTGCGAGCGTATGGTGGCCGAACAAGGACCATCAATCCGATGAAGTGGATGGCATGTTGATCTCTGTAGCAGTTCCCAACGGATTGATGAATGTTTCGAATGGCAGGTTGGTTAAAACCGAGAAGATAAAGGGCGGATATACCAAGTATCATTGGAAAGTGGACAATCCGATCAACAATTATAATATCGCTTTAAATATTGCTGATTACGCACATTTCCAAGAGACTTATGCTGGCGAGAAGGGGCCGCTGTCGTTAGACTATTATGTATTGCAGGAAAACAAGGATAAGATTGAACATCTGAAAAAGAATGCAAACGAAACACTAAAGGCATTCGAACACTGGTTTGGCCCATATCCCTTTTATGAGGATGGTTATAAACTTGTAGAAACTGCGCATTTAGGCATGGAGCATCAGAGTGCAATCGCCTACGGAAATAAATTTAAAAACGGCTATTTGGGAAGCGATGCCTCACGGTCAGGATGGGGTCTAAAATGGGACTTCATTGTTGTCCACGAGTCTGGACATGAGTGGTTTGGAAACAACATCACAGCCAAAGACCTAGGCGATATGTGGATACATGAGAGTTTCACGAACTATTCCGAAGCACTTTTTATCGATTATTTTTACGGCAAAAAGGCAAGTCAAGCTTATGTCAATGGGAATCGACGTGGCATCCAAAATGATATCCCGCTTCAGGGTCCATATAACGTAAATAAAGAAGGTTCGGGCGACATGTATAACAAGGGCGGCGTTCTGCACAATATGATCCGCACCATGATCGATGACGATGAAAAGTGGCGATCGTTGCTACGCGGAATGAATGCAAAATTCTATCATCAGACCGTCAATTATCAAGACATCCTAAACTACATGAACGAGCAAAGTGGAATCGATCTGACGAAGGTCTTCGAACAGTATGTTCAACACAGGAGCATCCCTACGTTAGAGATCATTGAAAACAGCCCTGGAGTATTCATGATTCGCTGGATTTCAGAAGTGGAAAACTTCGATATGCCGGTTCATATTTTTGATAAAGATGGTAACCGTCAATTGATAAAACCAACCAGCAAGTTCAAGCTGATGCGACTGGACGGCCTTACAAAAGAAAACATTGGGGTTGACACTTTTAACTATTACATCGGCGTATCCATACAATAA
- a CDS encoding rod shape-determining protein, which translates to MGLFNWFTQEVAIDLGTANTLIIHNDKVVVDEPSIVAFDRTTNKVIAIGRQAMQMEGKTHDNIKTVRPLRDGVIADFTAAEHLIRGMVKLVNNGKSWFFPSLRMVVCIPSGITEVEKRAVRDSAEIAGAKEVYLIHEPMAAAVGIGIDVEEPVGNMIIDIGGGTTEIAVIALSGIVCDQSIRVAGDNFDSDIVQYIRRQHNIMIGDRTAEKIKIEVGAALPELTDPPEDFAVQGRDLMTGIPKQITVSYTEIAHCLDKSISKIEEAILKALEITPPELSADIYQTGIYLTGGGALLRGLDKRIQAKTKLPVHVAEDPLRAVVRGTGIALKNIGRFKFLMQ; encoded by the coding sequence ATGGGGCTTTTTAATTGGTTTACGCAAGAAGTTGCAATAGACTTGGGTACAGCTAACACCCTAATCATTCACAATGATAAAGTAGTAGTTGATGAACCTTCGATAGTTGCCTTCGACCGCACGACAAACAAAGTGATTGCGATTGGTCGTCAGGCTATGCAGATGGAGGGAAAAACTCACGATAATATAAAAACGGTAAGACCATTACGTGATGGTGTTATAGCAGATTTTACGGCTGCTGAGCACTTGATTCGCGGTATGGTTAAACTCGTAAATAATGGTAAGAGTTGGTTCTTCCCATCTTTGCGCATGGTCGTTTGTATACCTTCCGGTATAACGGAGGTTGAGAAACGCGCTGTTCGCGACTCTGCGGAGATTGCAGGAGCAAAAGAGGTTTATTTGATCCACGAGCCTATGGCTGCTGCTGTTGGTATCGGGATTGACGTTGAAGAGCCCGTTGGAAACATGATCATCGATATTGGTGGTGGTACTACGGAAATTGCTGTAATAGCGCTATCTGGTATTGTATGCGACCAATCTATCCGTGTTGCCGGAGACAATTTCGACTCTGATATCGTTCAATACATTCGTCGTCAGCATAACATCATGATTGGAGACCGTACAGCGGAGAAAATCAAGATCGAAGTTGGTGCTGCTCTACCTGAGCTTACTGATCCACCTGAGGATTTCGCTGTTCAAGGTCGTGACCTTATGACCGGTATTCCTAAACAGATTACGGTTTCTTATACCGAGATTGCACACTGTTTAGACAAATCAATTTCTAAAATTGAAGAAGCTATCCTTAAAGCATTAGAGATTACCCCTCCGGAACTATCCGCAGATATTTATCAAACTGGTATCTATTTGACTGGTGGTGGTGCTTTATTAAGAGGATTAGACAAGCGTATTCAAGCAAAAACTAAGTTACCAGTACATGTTGCAGAAGATCCACTTCGCGCCGTAGTAAGAGGTACAGGTATTGCGTTGAAAAATATAGGACGCTTCAAGTTCTTAATGCAGTAA
- the mreC gene encoding rod shape-determining protein MreC, which translates to MKNLWLFLVRYNAFFWFVLFFTVALILVVQNNRYQRSSFINSSNVVVGSFYDKLNSWKSYLALDEANKNLAQENALLRQQLQNYILKDTVDSISLQDSIEENRYQFVMGEVVNNSIHQKSNFITINKGALDGVQKGLGVITSNGVVGIVLNVSPHFSTIQSLLHPDTRISVTLDTTNVFGALVWGNNVDPQYAMVKDIPNHVKVQKGQKIYTSGFSLFPKGIEIGSVEETGIQSGESFLDVRIKLRTNFSNLNHVYVVKDLLENEKNQLEELTEDNNG; encoded by the coding sequence ATGAAAAACCTTTGGCTTTTCTTGGTTAGATACAATGCCTTCTTTTGGTTTGTACTCTTCTTTACTGTTGCTTTAATCTTGGTTGTTCAAAATAATCGCTATCAACGTTCGTCCTTTATCAACTCTTCCAATGTCGTTGTGGGTTCTTTCTACGACAAATTAAATTCGTGGAAGAGCTATCTAGCTTTGGATGAAGCGAACAAGAATTTAGCACAGGAGAACGCATTATTACGTCAGCAATTACAGAACTACATCTTAAAAGACACTGTCGATTCCATTTCATTACAAGATTCAATTGAAGAAAACCGTTATCAATTCGTAATGGGTGAGGTTGTAAACAACAGTATACATCAGAAGAGTAATTTCATTACGATCAATAAAGGAGCACTCGATGGCGTCCAGAAAGGACTTGGCGTTATTACATCCAATGGTGTGGTAGGCATTGTTTTGAATGTATCTCCACATTTTAGCACCATACAGTCCCTACTCCATCCCGACACGCGTATTTCAGTGACCCTGGACACGACCAATGTATTTGGTGCCTTAGTGTGGGGAAATAATGTAGACCCACAATATGCGATGGTAAAGGATATCCCGAATCACGTAAAAGTTCAGAAGGGACAAAAGATCTATACATCGGGGTTCTCTTTATTCCCTAAAGGGATTGAGATCGGCTCGGTGGAAGAGACAGGAATACAATCTGGTGAAAGCTTTTTAGATGTGCGCATTAAATTAAGAACGAACTTCAGCAACTTGAACCATGTTTATGTGGTAAAAGATCTGCTGGAAAATGAAAAGAATCAGTTAGAGGAGCTGACGGAAGACAACAATGGGTAA
- a CDS encoding rod shape-determining protein MreD yields the protein MGKVFIFNIVRFIVLIAMQVVLFKNIGYYNLATPFPYILIIFLLPIGTPNFILYLIAFLTGLTVDAFYDTIGVHAAASVALVWFRTFFFNITLDVDVQGSFETPSLGIMGNKWFFSYISIGTLIHHIVLLHVEYFSFNNYLSTLFSILLSSIFTILLIILMSLLFYKRKSRLLGN from the coding sequence ATGGGTAAAGTTTTTATTTTCAATATCGTTCGCTTCATTGTATTGATTGCAATGCAGGTAGTCTTGTTCAAGAACATTGGATATTATAACCTTGCGACTCCATTTCCGTATATTCTTATTATCTTTTTGTTACCAATCGGTACTCCCAATTTTATATTATATCTTATTGCTTTTCTGACCGGACTGACAGTGGATGCCTTTTATGATACCATAGGAGTACATGCAGCGGCTTCCGTTGCTTTGGTATGGTTCAGAACATTCTTCTTTAACATCACCCTAGACGTCGATGTTCAGGGTTCCTTCGAAACCCCTTCATTAGGCATAATGGGAAATAAGTGGTTTTTTTCTTATATTTCCATAGGTACTTTAATTCATCATATCGTATTGTTGCACGTGGAATATTTCAGCTTTAACAATTATCTGAGCACTTTATTCAGCATTTTGTTAAGCTCCATATTCACGATATTGCTGATCATCCTGATGAGTTTATTGTTCTACAAAAGGAAATCGCGCTTATTAGGTAATTAA
- the mrdA gene encoding penicillin-binding protein 2: MNNSFFNRKFVIQGIFIAIALVIVARLFYLQIIDDRYLLSANNNVMRKVIVYPARGVILDRDGQVLVQNEPVYDIMVTPREVKDIDTVLLCNLLNIDTADFNTRMKKAKAHSPYRASQFMKQVSSITFAKFQEHLYKFRGFYYQNRTVRSYPDSIAAQFLGYIQEVNERDIEKSDGFYRPGDYIGASGVERAYEDLLRGKRGVKNQMVDALNRPKGSFMEGKYDTVAVTGDGLVSSLDKDLQVLAEKMMKNKLGSVVAIEPSTGEILTFVSSPSYNPNMMVGRDLGNNYMKLLYDETKPMFIRPIQASYPPGSVFKVVAALTGQQAGVINEQSVFYCPGGYRYGGGRAIMRCTHVDGATGLVKSIKMSCNTYYGYVYAKMIDSRGMSGPKAYDLWREALGKFGLGHRLGIDLPGEKPGLVPTSDFYTKRYGNGSWRSGYNISLSIGQGELGITPLQMANIMAIVANRGFYYRPHLIKGIGEKKIVKEEFTEKIFAGVDAKYYEPVIEGMSQAVNQGGTGAASRIPGIEMCGKTGTVQNPHGENHAVFFAFAPRHNPKIAIAVFVENAGYGGTWAAPIASMLVEKYLKDTITLPKYIQDRVYNANLLPKPKKPKETEVKKDSTKNPKDSTKNKTTAPLKSAARDPKKEQSAVLVHHSQVRRTHE, translated from the coding sequence ATGAATAATAGTTTCTTCAACCGTAAATTCGTCATTCAAGGAATCTTCATAGCCATTGCATTGGTTATAGTCGCAAGGCTTTTCTATCTGCAAATTATCGATGACCGGTATCTGCTATCGGCCAACAATAATGTGATGCGGAAGGTTATTGTCTATCCTGCTCGTGGAGTTATTTTAGACCGCGACGGACAGGTACTTGTTCAAAACGAGCCGGTATATGATATCATGGTGACCCCGAGAGAGGTCAAAGATATCGACACCGTCTTGCTTTGCAATCTATTAAATATCGACACAGCCGATTTCAATACACGCATGAAGAAAGCAAAGGCGCATTCGCCCTATCGCGCTTCGCAGTTTATGAAACAGGTCAGCTCGATAACCTTCGCGAAGTTTCAAGAACATCTATATAAGTTTAGAGGATTCTATTATCAAAACCGTACCGTTAGAAGTTATCCGGACAGTATCGCTGCGCAATTCCTCGGATACATCCAAGAGGTCAACGAGCGAGATATCGAAAAGTCAGATGGCTTTTACCGCCCTGGTGATTATATCGGTGCTTCCGGCGTAGAAAGAGCTTATGAGGATCTTTTACGCGGCAAACGAGGTGTTAAGAACCAAATGGTCGATGCGTTGAACAGACCGAAGGGAAGTTTTATGGAGGGAAAATACGATACGGTCGCTGTTACAGGTGATGGACTGGTATCCTCCCTAGATAAAGACCTGCAGGTGTTAGCAGAGAAAATGATGAAGAATAAGCTGGGATCAGTCGTAGCTATCGAGCCTTCGACGGGTGAAATCTTAACCTTCGTCAGCAGTCCTTCCTACAATCCGAATATGATGGTTGGTCGCGACTTGGGCAATAACTATATGAAGTTGCTCTACGACGAGACGAAACCCATGTTTATCCGCCCAATACAGGCCTCCTACCCTCCAGGCTCGGTATTTAAAGTCGTGGCAGCATTGACGGGACAACAAGCGGGCGTTATCAATGAACAGTCGGTATTTTATTGTCCTGGTGGTTATCGCTATGGCGGCGGTCGCGCGATTATGCGCTGTACCCACGTCGATGGTGCCACAGGATTAGTGAAGTCCATCAAAATGTCCTGCAATACCTACTACGGCTATGTATATGCCAAGATGATTGATTCCAGAGGGATGAGTGGACCGAAAGCATATGACCTTTGGCGTGAAGCGCTTGGTAAGTTTGGTCTAGGACATCGCTTAGGGATTGACCTTCCAGGAGAAAAACCAGGATTGGTTCCTACCTCAGATTTTTATACAAAGCGCTACGGCAATGGCTCTTGGCGTTCAGGATATAACATCTCCCTATCCATCGGGCAAGGAGAGCTAGGTATTACGCCTTTGCAAATGGCGAATATTATGGCAATTGTTGCCAACCGTGGATTCTATTATCGTCCGCACCTAATCAAAGGAATCGGAGAGAAAAAGATCGTCAAAGAAGAGTTTACCGAAAAGATATTTGCCGGTGTTGATGCCAAATATTACGAGCCAGTGATCGAAGGCATGAGCCAAGCGGTCAATCAGGGCGGTACAGGCGCAGCCTCACGTATTCCAGGGATAGAGATGTGCGGAAAGACAGGAACTGTACAAAACCCGCACGGGGAAAACCATGCTGTATTCTTTGCTTTTGCACCTCGTCATAACCCAAAAATCGCAATCGCTGTCTTCGTAGAGAATGCTGGTTATGGTGGTACTTGGGCAGCTCCGATTGCATCTATGCTCGTTGAGAAATACTTGAAAGATACCATCACCTTACCGAAGTATATCCAAGATCGCGTTTATAATGCTAATCTTCTTCCGAAGCCGAAGAAACCGAAGGAAACCGAAGTCAAAAAAGACAGCACTAAAAACCCGAAGGATAGTACAAAAAATAAAACGACAGCACCCTTAAAGTCTGCAGCACGAGACCCGAAAAAAGAACAAAGCGCAGTATTAGTACATCATAGCCAAGTGAGAAGAACACATGAATAG
- the rodA gene encoding rod shape-determining protein RodA, whose protein sequence is MNSLQEKSFFGRIDWITILLWFTLCLIGWFNIHAAVYDPENPGIFNLATNYGKQSIYIFTALIIGICILIIDSRFFMSSAPIIYFIVVLLLILVLVVGRNVAGNQAWIPLGSFRLQPSEFGKLATCLTLAYYLSNQTNKNPNLKTLFVGACIVLFPVALVMLQPDTGSALAFFSLTFVFYREGYLSTGFLIIGGLAIFLFVIALLINQWIIIGCIALICGFFAFTMRKKRKNVINMAILFVASSVYVLCVDFAYEKILQPHQRNRIDIVLGKIDDPRGGGYNLNQSKIAIGSGQLFGKGYLQGTQTKYNFVPEQSTDFIFCTIGEEWGFVGSVVLIAIYLTLLLRIVNIAERQRTAFARIYAYGVASILFFHFFINIGMTIGLVPVIGIPLPFISYGGSSLWSFTILLFILLRFDSSRKGTVGI, encoded by the coding sequence ATGAATAGCCTTCAAGAAAAAAGCTTTTTCGGACGAATTGACTGGATAACCATCCTACTGTGGTTCACCTTATGTCTTATTGGTTGGTTTAATATTCATGCCGCGGTCTACGATCCGGAAAACCCCGGGATTTTCAACCTCGCCACGAACTACGGCAAGCAATCCATATATATCTTTACGGCATTAATCATCGGGATCTGTATCCTTATTATCGATTCCCGCTTCTTTATGTCTTCTGCACCGATAATCTATTTTATTGTCGTTCTGCTCTTAATCCTTGTGTTGGTGGTAGGTAGAAACGTCGCAGGAAATCAGGCTTGGATCCCATTGGGAAGCTTCCGTCTTCAGCCCTCGGAGTTTGGAAAACTCGCCACCTGTTTAACACTAGCCTACTATCTCAGTAATCAGACCAACAAGAACCCGAATCTAAAGACCCTATTCGTTGGGGCATGTATTGTCCTATTTCCCGTAGCGTTAGTTATGCTGCAACCGGATACTGGTTCTGCATTGGCATTCTTCTCGCTAACCTTTGTATTCTATAGGGAAGGATATTTGAGCACCGGATTTTTAATTATTGGCGGTTTAGCGATCTTCTTGTTCGTCATAGCGTTATTGATCAACCAATGGATCATTATCGGCTGCATCGCTTTAATCTGCGGTTTCTTTGCATTCACGATGCGGAAAAAGCGGAAGAACGTCATCAACATGGCCATTCTATTTGTTGCTTCATCCGTCTATGTATTATGTGTCGACTTCGCATACGAGAAAATATTGCAGCCGCACCAAAGAAATCGTATCGACATTGTCTTGGGAAAAATCGACGATCCAAGAGGTGGTGGATATAACTTAAACCAATCGAAAATAGCAATTGGATCCGGACAGTTATTCGGCAAAGGTTACCTTCAGGGCACTCAAACAAAATACAACTTCGTACCTGAGCAAAGTACCGACTTTATTTTCTGTACCATCGGTGAGGAATGGGGATTCGTAGGATCGGTCGTATTGATAGCCATCTATCTGACCTTGCTGCTGCGCATTGTGAATATTGCAGAACGACAGCGGACGGCCTTCGCTAGGATCTACGCCTATGGCGTAGCCTCCATCCTATTCTTCCACTTCTTTATCAATATCGGCATGACCATCGGTTTAGTACCAGTTATCGGGATTCCATTGCCTTTCATTAGTTATGGAGGTTCCTCGTTATGGTCGTTTACAATATTATTGTTTATTCTCTTGCGCTTCGATTCCTCAAGAAAAGGAACCGTCGGGATCTAA
- a CDS encoding nucleoside phosphorylase, translating into MINDSELIINADGSIYHLNLKPEDIADTVIFVGDPDRVAEVSKYFDNIEVRKGKREFITHTGFLGDKRLTVISTGIGTDNIDIVLNELDALVNIDFETKTLKEEIKSLDIIRIGTSGSIQGNIAIGTVLASEYAIGFDTLMQYYKKPYTETETAIQAAVIDSFEDLTFKPYVGHASEKLLAKFAFDMPKGVTMTAPGFYGPQGRSLRTNNSYPQLIKLANQFAVGQRKITNLEMETAGIYALSNMLGHHAISINAILASRVQETFCENPQEIIDNAIKMVLDRI; encoded by the coding sequence ATGATTAACGATTCTGAACTGATTATCAATGCTGATGGGAGCATCTATCATCTTAATTTAAAACCTGAAGACATTGCAGACACGGTTATCTTTGTTGGAGATCCCGACCGCGTAGCTGAGGTATCTAAGTATTTCGATAATATTGAAGTTAGAAAAGGAAAGCGTGAGTTCATTACACATACTGGCTTTCTTGGCGATAAGCGACTTACAGTAATCTCGACTGGAATAGGTACTGATAATATCGATATTGTCTTGAATGAACTGGACGCTTTAGTGAATATTGACTTTGAAACAAAGACGCTGAAGGAGGAGATTAAATCCTTAGATATTATTCGTATTGGGACTTCGGGTTCTATTCAAGGAAATATTGCCATTGGAACTGTTTTGGCCAGCGAATATGCGATTGGCTTTGATACGTTGATGCAGTACTATAAGAAACCCTATACCGAAACCGAAACAGCCATACAAGCGGCGGTAATCGATAGTTTTGAAGACCTCACCTTTAAACCTTACGTAGGACATGCTTCAGAGAAGTTGTTAGCGAAGTTTGCATTTGATATGCCTAAAGGTGTTACGATGACTGCGCCTGGCTTCTACGGCCCCCAAGGACGATCCTTAAGGACGAATAATTCCTATCCACAATTAATAAAGCTCGCGAATCAGTTTGCTGTCGGCCAAAGAAAGATTACGAATCTGGAGATGGAAACAGCGGGGATCTACGCGTTGAGCAATATGCTTGGGCATCATGCGATTTCGATCAATGCTATTTTGGCGAGTCGGGTTCAAGAAACATTCTGTGAAAATCCGCAGGAAATCATCGATAATGCAATCAAAATGGTGCTAGATCGTATTTAG
- a CDS encoding YigZ family protein — MSLFDDTYRTIAEPADGIFRDKGSKFIAYAYPFRDENKLKEIIAQLKAEHPKARHHCWAYRLTPDRSIFRVNDDGEPSGTAGRPILNVLLSQDITNVLVVVVRYFGGTLLGVPGLINAYKTATQEAIDVAEVVERTVNDVYAVHFDYLQMNDVMKIVKEYDLKVLSQNFDTTCTIHVEMRKLQVNEVVGKLDNIEGIEVDYLRTI; from the coding sequence GTGAGTTTATTCGACGATACCTATAGAACCATTGCGGAACCCGCAGATGGAATTTTTAGAGATAAAGGAAGTAAATTTATCGCCTACGCTTATCCTTTTCGGGATGAGAATAAATTGAAAGAGATTATTGCGCAATTGAAAGCCGAGCATCCCAAAGCTCGACATCATTGCTGGGCATATCGCCTTACGCCCGATCGGAGTATCTTCCGCGTCAATGATGATGGGGAACCTTCCGGCACGGCGGGACGCCCCATTTTAAATGTATTGCTCTCGCAAGATATAACGAATGTATTGGTCGTCGTGGTGCGTTATTTCGGTGGCACCTTATTGGGAGTGCCGGGCTTGATAAATGCCTATAAAACAGCGACACAAGAAGCTATCGACGTAGCGGAAGTCGTGGAGCGAACAGTAAATGATGTCTATGCCGTTCATTTTGATTATTTGCAGATGAACGATGTGATGAAAATCGTGAAGGAATATGATCTAAAAGTACTTAGTCAAAACTTTGATACAACCTGTACAATTCATGTAGAAATGCGTAAATTACAGGTAAACGAGGTTGTCGGAAAATTGGACAACATCGAGGGGATTGAAGTAGACTATTTACGGACCATATGA